The Petrocella atlantisensis genome has a window encoding:
- a CDS encoding DUF4177 domain-containing protein, producing the protein MTKWKYKVVEFDTKKSFGGGKIDRQYIEDQLNELGRQGWEIISNFTTNEGYGNTKKIVYTFKREEKEM; encoded by the coding sequence ATGACAAAATGGAAATATAAAGTCGTTGAGTTTGATACCAAAAAGTCATTTGGCGGAGGGAAGATTGATAGACAATATATAGAGGATCAGCTGAATGAATTAGGTAGACAAGGGTGGGAAATAATCAGCAACTTCACTACGAATGAAGGCTATGGGAATACTAAGAAAATAGTATATACTTTTAAAAGAGAAGAAAAAGAGATGTAA
- a CDS encoding CPBP family intramembrane glutamic endopeptidase: MKALKKNQQALLIIAPLLCISMMILVPVLTSTLGKTIGYITGFFIYWLVFCIPATIYASNGFAGLKEMYVQRTEMPKSKRMAYYFLALIPCIATFFVVFKGFALIAGFQVLILALLFALINGTIEELFWRGAFNKVFKNVYFAYIYPSIFFGIWHIALFYAKGMEYQGGFTSLVGGATFLGLLWGFVAYKTKSIRVVTVAHIITNFFAFTGLIFENW; this comes from the coding sequence ATGAAGGCTTTAAAGAAGAATCAACAGGCTTTACTTATAATAGCGCCATTATTATGTATATCGATGATGATTCTGGTGCCAGTACTAACATCTACACTTGGAAAAACCATAGGGTATATTACCGGATTTTTTATTTACTGGCTTGTTTTTTGCATACCAGCCACAATATACGCTTCAAATGGATTTGCTGGATTGAAAGAGATGTATGTTCAAAGGACCGAAATGCCTAAGAGCAAGAGAATGGCCTATTACTTTTTGGCTTTGATACCCTGTATCGCAACTTTCTTTGTTGTATTTAAGGGTTTTGCTTTAATTGCGGGTTTTCAAGTGTTGATTTTAGCTCTCTTGTTCGCATTAATAAATGGAACGATCGAAGAATTGTTTTGGCGTGGCGCTTTTAATAAGGTTTTTAAGAATGTTTACTTTGCATACATTTACCCTTCCATATTCTTTGGTATTTGGCACATAGCCTTATTTTATGCCAAGGGTATGGAATATCAAGGCGGATTTACTTCATTAGTAGGTGGCGCCACCTTTTTGGGATTATTATGGGGATTTGTCGCTTATAAGACGAAGTCTATTAGGGTGGTGACGGTTGCCCATATAATAACAAACTTCTTTGCATTTACAGGGCTAATCTTTGAAAATTGGTAA
- a CDS encoding GNAT family N-acetyltransferase, with protein sequence MEKLIELNPDSILEEHICCAFSDKKCSESYELKKEWLKKEFDHGYVFRRIEARAKVFIEYGPAEKAWVPVEAPNYIMVNCFWVSGKYKGSGYGKALLETAIEDAKNQGKSGLVTVVGTKKYHFMSDTKWLLKQGFVDCQSISSGFSLLVYKIVPDAQTPKFKESVMSGECPDKEGIVVYFSNRCPYAEFHAKTSLIESATKRNLPYKLIKLETMEQAQSSPSPGTIFSLFYNGKFMTTDISICMDSRFDKLWLGGL encoded by the coding sequence ATGGAAAAATTAATTGAACTCAATCCTGACAGCATTTTAGAAGAACATATTTGCTGTGCTTTTTCTGACAAGAAATGTAGTGAAAGTTATGAACTAAAAAAAGAATGGTTAAAAAAAGAGTTCGATCATGGTTATGTTTTTCGTAGAATAGAGGCTAGAGCAAAAGTCTTTATTGAATACGGACCGGCTGAAAAGGCATGGGTTCCTGTAGAGGCTCCTAATTATATTATGGTCAACTGTTTTTGGGTTTCCGGAAAATATAAAGGAAGTGGATATGGAAAAGCATTATTAGAAACGGCTATTGAAGACGCAAAAAATCAAGGGAAGTCTGGACTGGTAACGGTCGTTGGGACTAAGAAATATCATTTTATGAGTGATACAAAATGGCTTTTAAAACAAGGATTTGTAGATTGTCAGAGCATATCATCCGGGTTTAGCCTTTTAGTATATAAGATAGTTCCGGATGCCCAAACACCCAAGTTCAAAGAATCGGTTATGAGTGGCGAATGCCCTGACAAAGAAGGGATTGTTGTATATTTTTCAAACAGATGCCCATATGCAGAATTTCACGCAAAAACGTCTTTGATTGAATCAGCGACGAAAAGGAATCTACCCTATAAGCTGATTAAACTGGAAACAATGGAACAGGCTCAATCAAGTCCAAGCCCTGGGACTATTTTCAGTTTATTTTACAATGGAAAGTTTATGACAACGGACATAAGTATTTGTATGGATAGCCGATTTGATAAGTTATGGCTAGGGGGACTTTAA
- a CDS encoding VOC family protein, whose product MTLHHICIQTDCYDESIKFYEKILGFDMVKETKGFHGRHFNSWIKRDNFMIELQTNRVDEVLIDYNKRSKGITHLAFMVDDIDYEYERIKTLGYNTFIRKKDQDIYEVEGGKLFKILAPEGTIIEVRDQKNI is encoded by the coding sequence ATGACATTACATCACATCTGTATACAAACAGATTGTTATGATGAATCTATAAAATTTTACGAAAAGATATTAGGATTTGATATGGTTAAGGAAACCAAAGGCTTTCATGGAAGACATTTTAACTCATGGATCAAGCGAGACAATTTCATGATTGAATTGCAGACAAATAGGGTTGATGAAGTTTTAATAGATTATAATAAAAGAAGTAAAGGGATAACTCACCTGGCTTTTATGGTAGATGACATTGATTATGAATATGAGAGAATAAAGACATTAGGTTATAACACATTCATTAGAAAAAAGGATCAGGATATATATGAGGTAGAAGGTGGCAAGTTGTTTAAGATTCTAGCGCCTGAAGGGACGATCATTGAAGTCAGAGACCAAAAGAATATATGA
- a CDS encoding aspartate/glutamate racemase family protein: MKTIGLIGGMSWESSAEYYRIINQRVKHKLGDLHSCKCIMYSVDFGEIETLQHKGEWEKLTRMMIDVAKNLEKAGAELIVICTNTMHMMADEVQSNIGIPLLHIADATAEQITAKKLKKVGLLGTRFTMAQNFYKGRIQENYGVEVIVPTEAEQGIIHDVIYNELVQGIVKTESKKKYIKIIQGLVSRGAEGIILGCTEIPMLIKKEDIEVELFDTTAIHATFAVDSALSE; this comes from the coding sequence ATGAAAACCATTGGATTAATTGGTGGTATGAGCTGGGAGTCTTCAGCAGAGTATTATCGTATTATCAATCAACGTGTTAAACACAAGTTAGGTGACCTACATTCATGTAAGTGCATCATGTATTCTGTCGATTTTGGTGAGATTGAAACATTACAGCATAAAGGTGAATGGGAGAAATTAACCCGTATGATGATTGATGTTGCTAAGAATCTGGAAAAAGCAGGCGCAGAACTAATTGTAATATGTACGAATACGATGCATATGATGGCCGATGAAGTTCAATCCAACATAGGTATTCCGTTATTACATATTGCCGATGCTACGGCTGAGCAAATCACAGCAAAAAAGTTGAAAAAGGTAGGACTTTTGGGAACAAGATTCACTATGGCGCAGAATTTTTATAAAGGCAGAATACAAGAGAATTATGGCGTAGAAGTTATTGTTCCAACAGAGGCGGAACAAGGGATCATACATGATGTAATCTATAATGAGTTGGTTCAAGGCATCGTAAAAACAGAGTCAAAAAAAAAATATATAAAGATCATACAAGGACTTGTTAGCCGAGGCGCAGAGGGCATCATTCTTGGTTGTACAGAAATACCAATGTTGATTAAGAAAGAAGATATTGAGGTGGAACTTTTTGATACGACAGCGATACATGCGACATTTGCTGTTGATTCTGCACTTAGTGAATAA
- a CDS encoding DUF305 domain-containing protein: protein MKNIFLIITVIFVLTACTSHETMDHPQVTSEEIFIAEMIPHHQEAVDSSLLMLESQNTQVKSLAESIVTAQEQEVSMMQEWMRQWYPDSNYTSMYQNMMPDLTSLEGDDKDEAYLKGMIDHHEGAIMMAKQAQELELRSEVFELTENIISTQEDEITQINQLLDNLDN from the coding sequence ATGAAAAACATATTCTTAATAATAACGGTAATATTTGTACTGACTGCATGTACATCACATGAAACGATGGATCATCCCCAGGTTACCAGTGAAGAAATTTTTATTGCCGAGATGATACCACATCATCAAGAAGCCGTAGACAGTTCACTGCTAATGCTTGAATCTCAAAATACACAGGTTAAGTCACTCGCAGAATCGATTGTCACTGCTCAAGAGCAGGAAGTCAGCATGATGCAAGAATGGATGCGTCAATGGTATCCGGATTCCAACTACACAAGTATGTACCAAAACATGATGCCTGACTTGACTTCTCTGGAAGGTGATGACAAGGATGAAGCTTATTTAAAAGGCATGATCGATCATCACGAAGGTGCCATCATGATGGCCAAGCAAGCACAAGAGCTTGAACTTCGCTCAGAAGTCTTTGAGCTAACCGAAAATATTATTTCAACACAGGAAGATGAGATTACACAAATCAATCAGCTACTTGATAACCTTGATAACTAA
- a CDS encoding AraC family transcriptional regulator produces MNFIQNLQRSIDYMEEHILEPITYEDVAKHVYMSSYHFHRTFSLVTGITANEYIRNRRLSMAGQELSVSDAKVIDIALKYGYDSPESFTKAFTRFHVITPSVARRAGMKLKSFNRLLIKIKLEGGTIMDYRIEKREGFKLLTKVTKFRNEIISEEGNTEIPDFWKECGDNGTFEDLKQNASNYDIYGACAPISKESTHFDYGIGMEFSGDNVPEGYTLWEVKPTLWAVFKCIGDTGDCIGATWGKIFSEFLPGSEYSMMDDTDFELYSEDLDADCFCEIWVPVEKKTYA; encoded by the coding sequence ATGAATTTTATTCAAAACTTGCAAAGGTCAATTGACTATATGGAAGAACATATACTAGAACCGATTACATATGAAGATGTTGCAAAGCATGTCTACATGTCAAGCTATCATTTTCATAGAACATTTAGTTTGGTGACGGGTATTACAGCTAATGAGTATATTCGAAATAGAAGGTTGTCTATGGCTGGGCAGGAACTGTCTGTATCGGATGCAAAGGTAATTGATATTGCTTTAAAATATGGTTATGATTCGCCCGAAAGCTTTACAAAGGCATTCACTAGATTCCATGTTATTACGCCGAGTGTGGCAAGGCGTGCAGGTATGAAATTAAAATCTTTTAATCGCCTTCTAATTAAAATAAAATTGGAAGGTGGTACTATTATGGACTACAGAATCGAAAAACGAGAAGGATTCAAATTATTAACGAAGGTAACAAAGTTTAGAAATGAAATTATTTCAGAAGAGGGAAATACTGAAATTCCGGACTTTTGGAAAGAATGTGGTGACAATGGAACTTTTGAAGATTTAAAACAAAACGCGAGCAATTATGATATTTATGGAGCATGTGCACCAATATCAAAAGAAAGTACACATTTTGATTATGGTATTGGAATGGAATTTAGTGGTGATAATGTACCGGAGGGATATACCCTATGGGAGGTAAAGCCTACTTTATGGGCAGTATTTAAATGTATTGGTGATACTGGGGACTGTATAGGTGCAACATGGGGAAAAATCTTTTCGGAATTCCTTCCCGGTTCAGAGTATAGCATGATGGATGATACTGATTTTGAACTATACTCAGAAGATCTTGATGCAGACTGCTTTTGTGAAATATGGGTTCCTGTTGAGAAAAAGACATATGCATAA
- a CDS encoding GNAT family N-acetyltransferase, with amino-acid sequence MCDYELDEGKSVPYKEKYELKGNKQLIIRVPEETDAQALIDYMKTVDCETHFLAREPDEFDFTLEQEATFIRNLVDDKHSQMFVGELDGQIVANCSVGIVMNKRRYLHRAALGIAVRKAYWGMGIGRLMMLECIKWCKNNNIEQLELEVVTQNERAVTMYRNLGFQIHGTKKHALKYGDGTYADEYFMILFLDEITKPKN; translated from the coding sequence ATGTGTGACTATGAACTGGATGAAGGCAAATCAGTACCTTATAAAGAAAAATATGAATTAAAGGGTAACAAACAGCTTATAATTAGGGTACCAGAAGAGACCGATGCCCAGGCGTTAATTGATTATATGAAAACGGTGGACTGTGAGACGCATTTTCTAGCACGAGAACCGGACGAGTTTGATTTCACGTTAGAACAAGAAGCAACATTTATTAGAAACCTTGTAGACGATAAGCATAGTCAGATGTTTGTGGGGGAATTAGATGGTCAGATTGTAGCCAATTGTTCTGTCGGTATAGTTATGAATAAACGTCGATACTTGCATAGAGCTGCCCTAGGTATAGCGGTTAGAAAAGCGTATTGGGGTATGGGTATTGGCAGACTAATGATGTTAGAATGTATAAAGTGGTGTAAAAACAACAACATTGAGCAACTTGAGTTAGAAGTTGTTACACAAAATGAAAGAGCAGTAACGATGTACCGGAATCTAGGATTTCAGATTCATGGGACAAAGAAGCATGCTCTTAAGTATGGTGATGGTACATATGCGGATGAGTACTTCATGATATTATTCTTGGATGAAATAACGAAACCCAAAAACTAA
- a CDS encoding pyridoxamine 5'-phosphate oxidase family protein, whose protein sequence is MRRNEKEVIDIIEIEKMLKKADICRLGLSVNNEPYVVPMNFGYKDNCLYLHSAKEGMKIEMMKANPRVCFEVEVDTELVDGGEVACEWGMKFISVIGHGQASIIEERTEIKEALDILMSQYSKRTEFEYQDKHLDAVAVIEIKIDKLSCKKSGY, encoded by the coding sequence CGAAACGAAAAAGAAGTCATAGATATTATTGAGATTGAGAAGATGTTAAAGAAGGCAGACATTTGCAGATTGGGACTTTCTGTTAATAATGAGCCATATGTGGTACCGATGAATTTTGGATATAAGGACAATTGTCTTTATTTACATTCTGCAAAAGAAGGCATGAAGATAGAGATGATGAAAGCCAATCCAAGAGTATGTTTTGAAGTTGAAGTGGATACGGAGTTGGTAGACGGCGGAGAAGTGGCTTGTGAGTGGGGCATGAAGTTCATAAGTGTGATTGGTCATGGACAAGCAAGCATCATAGAAGAACGGACTGAGATAAAGGAAGCTTTAGATATTCTAATGTCACAGTATTCAAAGAGAACAGAGTTTGAATATCAAGATAAGCATTTAGATGCCGTAGCCGTTATTGAGATAAAAATTGATAAATTAAGCTGTAAAAAATCAGGGTATTGA